From one Leishmania panamensis strain MHOM/PA/94/PSC-1 chromosome 11 sequence genomic stretch:
- a CDS encoding 60S ribosomal protein L24, putative (TriTrypDB/GeneDB-style sysID: LpmP.11.0910) has translation MRIEQCSFCSAPVYPGHGQMFVRNDCKIFRFCSSKCRKNFGMKRNPMKLKWTKTFRKANSKELAVDSTMDFEQRRNIPVKYNRELLGDTLKVMKRVEKIKQRRQEDLWARRMEKARHQEKQEAASALKHNIDWIEDIEIKHKARDDLVAIQQEREDKKVKRREANKKRQQKQRQAEKATGTSAFHSAKKK, from the coding sequence ATGAGGATTGAGCAGTGCTCCTTCTGCAGTGCCCCGGTCTACCCGGGGCACGGGCAGATGTTCGTGCGCAACGACTGCAAAATATTTCGCTTCTGCTCCAGCAAGTGCCGCAAGAACTTCGGCATGAAGCGCAACCCAATGAAGTTGAAGTGGACGAAGACGTTCCGAAAGGCAAACAGCAAGGAGCTGGCGGTTGATAGCACCATGGACtttgagcagcgccgcaacaTCCCTGTCAAGTACAACCGTGAACTGCTCGGCGACACGCTGAAGGTGATGAAGCGCGTAGAGAAGATCAAACAGCGACGTCAGGAAGACTTGTGGGCGAGGCGCATGGAGAAGGCCCGCCATCAAGAGAAGCAAGAAGCTGCCTCGGCGCTCAAGCACAACATCGACTGGATCGAGGATATTGAGATCAAGCACAAGGCGCGCGATGATTTGGTAGCCATCCAGCAAGAACGCGAGGACAAGAAGGTGAAGCGCCGCGAGGCTAACAAGAAGCgtcagcagaagcagcgtcAGGCAGAGAAGGCTACGGGCACGTCCGCCTTCCACTCTGCCAAGAAGAAGtag
- a CDS encoding hypothetical protein (TriTrypDB/GeneDB-style sysID: LpmP.11.0930) translates to MSSSLACEIMQLHELFKLGALTQEEFNDAKQAAIRNFNAATATTATSTPDPAVNRASLSESSAYLLPTPAEQQPGTRVPPGDTAAAAAAGEPLAPPSPTASPMVATVAATGSRTFEKWKELWDTATVYTRVAAASTALAPLDALDARIRSLRCLSRLLRNVQMHPAEPKYGRIREANEIIAQELMSLAEPSSAVLSFAGFVRERDEQHASLSASLTGAAAYCWVLRRDGTAETVARKAAAAVRLVHELLEYFGEQQSRRYRVQQLWRSVALEVRLERARCGTDSSSPLLDVPSDPEEADRKKEERESGKDSQGTAARPAESEALSPSHRLLSYLVECYTVDEAGDGLFSSMLHLQTLQRLYEAVATVSVEGGARPQSSHSLFRTSEVYGAVVQQRGAVELLVYGCGARFHPPPVTTPRVLAVAASPLPAALSPQCSDAANDYTVQLIPSDTPDVSEFVARCLRLLRRLQREVERVQRERARAARQAAEASMRQELKRERQRRQLEKNSGRDEMSVYERTPQQHQRRRTHLRGHGARRRAGSSSSSTTSSHGEATKGDGKRIPLAEALAILMGKKSPLSRRPPPASSSPS, encoded by the coding sequence ATGTCCTCGTCCCTCGCATGCGAAATTatgcagctgcacgagctATTCAAGCTTGGGGCTCTCACCCAAGAAGAGTTCAACGATGCTAAGCAGGCAGCCATCCGCAACTtcaacgccgccaccgctactACGGCTACATCGACCCCAGATCCAGCAGTGAACAGGGCATCGCTCTCTGAGTCGTCAGCATACTTGTTGCCCACACCCGCGGAACAACAGCCCGGCACAAGAGTCCCCCCTGGTGatacggcggcggcggcggcggcaggcgaGCCACTCGCACCTCCGTCTCCAACCGCGTCTCCGATGGTGGCCACAGTAGCAGCAACAGGCTCGCGAACCTTTGAAAAATGGAAGGAGCTCTGGGACACTGCCACAGTTTACAcccgcgtcgccgctgcttcaaCCGCCTTAGCGCCTCTTGACGCCCTTGACGCGCGCATACGGTCCCTTCGGTGCCTGTCGCGTCTTTTGCGCAATGTGCAGATGCACCCGGCGGAGCCCAAGTACGGGCGAATTCGCGAGGCGAACGAGATCATCGCCCAGGAGCTCATGTCCCTCGCGGAACcaagcagcgccgtgctCAGCTTCGCTGGATTTGTGCGGGAGCGAGATGAGCAACATGCCTCACTAAGCGCTTCATTGACTGGCGCCGCAGCGTACTGCTGGGTGCTGCGTAGGGACGGTACTGCGGAAACAGTAGCACGCaaagctgcagcggcggtgcgcctCGTCCACGAGCTGCTCGAGTACTTTGGCGAGCAGCAATCCCGACGGTatcgcgtgcagcagctgtggcgtTCGGTTGCGTTGGAGGTGAGGCTTGAGCGTGCCAGGTGTGGCACTGACTCGAGCAGTCCTCTGCTGGATGTGCCAAGCGACCCTGAGGAGGCAGacagaaaaaaggaggagcgcgagagTGGCAAAGACAGTCAGggcacagcggcgcggccTGCTGAGAGCGAAGCGCTGTCGCCATCACACAGGTTGCTATCGTACTTGGTGGAGTGCTACACCGTGGACGAGGCCGGTGATGGTCTCTTCTCGTCCATGCTGCACCTACAGACCCTGCAGCGACTGtacgaggcggtggcgacggtgagCGTCGAGGGTGGCGCACGGCCACAATCGTCCCATTCGCTTTTCCGAACGTCAGAAGTCTAcggtgcggtggtgcagcagcgcggcgccgttGAACTACTCGTGTACGGCTGTGGCGCTCGTTTCCATCCGCCGCCGGTAACAACACCACGCGTACTTGCAGTAGctgcgtcaccgctgcctgcGGCGTTGTCCCCGCAGTGTAGTGACGCAGCCAACGACTACACGGTCCAGCTCATCCCCTCTGATACGCCAGACGTCTCGGAGTTTGTGGCTCGCTGCTTGCGGCTACTGCggcgcctgcagcgcgaggTGGAGCGAGTGCAACGGGAGCGGGCTCGTGCTGCCCGTCAGGCAGCGGAGGCCTCCATGCGACAGGAACTAAAACGCGAGCGGCAACGCCgccagctggagaagaaTAGCGGGCGGGACGAAATGTCTGTGTACGAGCGGACGCCACAACAGCACCAACGTCGCCGCACACATCTGCGGGGGCACGGAGCTCGTCGAAGAGCgggctcttcctcctcctccaccacttCTTCGCACGGTGAGGCAACGAAGGGTGATGGGAAACGCATCCCGCTGGCGGAGGCTTTGGCGATACTGATGGGGAAGAAAAGCCCACTGTCGAGACGACCGCCACCtgcgtcatcgtcgccatCGTGA
- a CDS encoding hypothetical protein (TriTrypDB/GeneDB-style sysID: LpmP.11.0900), with the protein MTPICQQSSVPPAASPYLTPASKEKGDAGIYAALDAMQLSRALHGVTSSRLEQQQLEQAAAARGTLPTTGGDSGVTQSNTVRLGMEPASCQRGTLAEVQAVHNAAVVKAVQAVDGDAVAEAVERGVSGAAATATAVGLPDDVATLRSVLPLVHELKPHNPLNFDALQRLFALMEEATIAAETTEGAGSGGITSLLLANSVVDPARQPSPSTAAWEAKYHEVHARYPLPVAHSPVSSAGSHESDRDDDDVQSEVDTQNNAELQERCAALGIAYETHANAVRDVAFYEMRVFPLLCAYLSHTNERTAGGRDAPTVAAVACSRVKVLDLSYNNLGAPVVATPLGEDAGRDDTVPVRYLAPLRALASMLDANESLRYLNLRANALGPRGIGIIAKALTRNIALCGVDLSANALNVSADTEEVEDPLYESEDPVFGEPYEGLEALSEVLKKNKFLRVLRLGENGLHAGEDLMAPPPEEDGIEADEEAAGGAPTPHPGLSFAAAQEQWQGIPLWTLLSPLYRYQRLRVLDLSKNFLGNDGVHMLAVALSHNTSVEVLDLTDNAIGYAGLAHLARYVLRRSVAAGAASATAAPQSALHTLILRQNPLACVGGAADAASGVDTHRRRLTKRQQKCALAAVQSFASAMEGPRGLHCLIMANTYLGPTFSTLVLRSLARAEALEELDFSYNHACGNYPSNFDGTAAQELAALVYQLQRRSPPQLRRVCFDGNNLTATGVTALLPSEVHVALPQTLHELTLSRNTLGDDLRSLSQLLAAGATTITHLDISYNNISTLTCLLPGLVAAGALRELNVSHNSLGVQEGLLSGITPAQQEVEVAQLFQCLAQLPNLAVLNISHNDWRVAHIEQLSAFFSNTALATALRKLDVRNTPRVPTAQLMTLLQYVASRPTMEVFMATVLPDKSEGVDTAAADASSTMGPWSFDAVLQVIHGVVVNSDSLLEVDCGLLWSDAGEASSSGDASVNTAVLDEARERLLLNTLMKAAASSGAGRASWGGGKE; encoded by the coding sequence ATGACTCCAATTTGCCAGCAATCATCGGTGCCTCCTGCGGCCTCTCCCTACCTTACCCCTGCCTCAAAGGAGAAGGGCGATGCCGGTATCTACGCGGCACTCGACGCCATGCAACTGTCGCGTGCTCTGCATGGCGTCACGAGCAGTCGACTagaacaacagcagctggagcaggcggcagcagcgcgtgggACGTTACCTACTACTGGTGGCGACAGTGGTGTTACTCAGAGCAATACCGTGCGGCTTGGGATGGAGCCGGCTAGCTGCCAGCGTGGCacgctggcggaggtgcaggcCGTGCACAACGCGGCTGTTGTGAAGGCTGTGCAGGCGGTCGACGGTGATGCAGTCGCTGAGGCGGTGGAGCGCGGTGTCagcggggcggcggcgactgcAACCGCTGTCGGGCTGCCAGATGAtgtggcgacgctgcgcagTGTGCTGCCACTTGTGCACGAGCTGAAGCCTCACAATCCGCTCAACTTTGATGCATTGCAGCGCCTTTTCGCCCTCATGGAAGAAGCCACCATCGCTGCGGAAACGACTGAAGGGGCGGGAAGCGGCGGTATCacatcactgctgctggcaaaCAGTGTGGTGGACCCGGCACGACAGCCGTCGCCATCGACGGCAGCGTGGGAGGCCAAGTATCATGAAGTGCATGCCCGCTACCCGCTTCCGGTCGCCCATTCGCCCGTTTCTTCTGCGGGCTCGCACGAGTCCGACAGGGATGACGACGATGTGCAGTCAGAGGTGGACACGCAGAACAacgcggagctgcaggagcgctgcGCGGCGCTCGGTATCGCCTATGAGACCCACGCTAACGCGGTGCGCGACGTTGCGTTCTACGAGATGCGTGTGTTTCCTTTGCTCTGTGCCTACCTCAGCCACACCAACGagcgcaccgccggcggGCGTGATGCTCCtacggtggcagcggtggcgtgcTCGCGGGTGAAGGTGCTGGACCTCTCCTACAATAACCTCGGTgcgccggtggtggcgacgcccCTGGGTGAGGATGCGGGCAGAGATGATACTGTGCCAGTGCGCTACCTAGCTCCACTGCGAGCCCTCGCGTCTATGTTGGATGCGAATGAATCCCTGCGGTACCTCAACCTGCGTGCTAACGCTCTTGGTCCACGCGGCATTGGCATCATCGCCAAGGCACTGACGAGGAACATCGCTCTCTGCGGCGTTGACCTCTCGGCAAACGCGCTGAACGTGTCGGCAGACACAGAAGAGGTCGAGGACCCGCTGTACGAGTCGGAGGACCCCGTCTTTGGGGAGCCGTACGAGGGCCTCGAGGCGCTGTCGGAGGTGCTCAAGAAGAACAAGTTTCTGCGCGTACTGCGGCTGGGTGAAAACGGCCTGCACGCTGGCGAGGACCTAATGGCACCCCCGCCCGAGGAAGACGGCATAGAGGCGGACGAGGAAGCTGCCGGAGGAGCACCAACACCCCACCCTGGGCTGtcctttgctgctgcgcaggagcAGTGGCAGGGCATCCCGCTGTGGACGCTTCTCAGTCCACTCTACCGATATCAGCGCCTTCGTGTACTTGACCTCTCAAAGAACTTCCTGGGTAACGACGGTGTGCACATGCTagcggtggcgctgtcgcaCAACACGTCTGTGGAGGTGTTGGACTTGACGGACAACGCTATCGGGTATGCGGGTCTGGCCCACCTCGCCCGGTATGTTCTGCGCAGGAGCGTGGCGGCCGGGGCCGCCTCGGctaccgccgcgccgcagagTGCCCTTCACACGCTTATCCTACGACAGAACCCGCTCGCGTGcgtcggtggtgcggcagacGCTGCTAGCGGTGTGGACAcgcaccgtcgccgtctcACGAAGCGCCAACAGAAGTGTGCCTTAGCAGCTGTGCAGAGTTTTGCGTCTGCTATGGAGGGGCCACGAGGCTTGCACTGCCTCATCATGGCGAACACCTACCTTGGACCGACTTTCAGCACTCTCGTGTTgcgctctctcgcacgcgcagaggcgctggaggagctggactTTTCGTACAACCACGCTTGCGGCAACTATCCCTCCAACTTcgacggcactgctgcccaGGAGCTCGCCGCGTTGGTGtaccagctgcagcggcgcagtccACCGCAGTTGCGACGTGTGTGCTTCGACGGCAACAACTTGACCGCTACAGGCgtgacagcgctgcttcCCTCTGAGGTGCATGTGGCGTTGCCGCAGACGCTGCACGAGCTCACACTGAGTCGCAACACTCTTGGGGACGATCTTAGGTCGCTCAGCCAGCTTCTGGCTGCGGGGGCCACCACGATTACTCACCTCGACATCTCCTACAACAATATCTCTACCCTCACATGTCTTCTGCCTGGTCTCGTTGCTGCAGGGGCGCTGAGGGAGCTGAATGTGAGTCATAACAGTCTAGGAGTTCAGGAAGGACTGCTAAGTGGGATCACACCGGCGCAGCAAGAGGTAGAGGTTGCTCAGCTCTTCCAgtgcctcgcgcagctgccaaATCTCGCGGTGCTCAACATCAGTCACAACGACTGGCGTGTCGCGCACATCGAGCAGCTCAGTGCTTTCTTCTCCAATACTGCATTGGCCACGGCACTGCGTAAACTCGACGTGCGCAACACTCCACGCGTCCCGACAGCGCAGCtcatgacgctgctgcagtacgtGGCGAGCCGGCCGACGATGGAGGTGTTTATGGCCACTGTTCTACCCGACAAGAGCGAGGGGGTGGacacggcagctgcagatgCCAGCAGCACGATGGGCCCATGGTCGTTCGAcgctgtgctgcaggtgaTTCACGGAGTCGTAGTCAACAGCGACTCGCTTCTGGAGGTGGACTGCGGCCTTCTCTGGAGCGACGCGGGTGAGgctagcagcagcggtgacgcgTCGGTAAACACTGCGGTGCTTGACGAAGCCCGCGAGAGGCTCCTTCTCAATACCCTCATGAAGGCGGCTGCGTCGTCGGGAGCGGGGCGAGCTtcgtggggaggagggaaggaatGA
- a CDS encoding ATPase, putative (TriTrypDB/GeneDB-style sysID: LpmP.11.0920) yields MVLTRSQLKHGLSSDVRNDDDSSVVGSVSSGAETSESEGAHLRSKVKPHSSPAETASTKTSGLEGGQHGASLLRSPQGERLGRGCRVLHTTVSLDEQYLAASLRRSKVLKRSSLHRGNDEVKVVKMKDGDREDDDFAIRSRYPQREAAKRAIENLRSTLTKPSEAARRGDSGAADDEDSNSNSMGIFNFRHHPELGEEIKKSRNMHRRRCRNNNSYSDDDEEDESTTSSSSEGLDAEDIPARRATRGRLRLSTNSLSRTAAPSMNTHAVTTTRRIRTTDADAVPISSSISDVSMREESAERMAQQDQRADPSSSSSGSCQGGNAGEFMTEAQRRHAVRKARESVAENININHYMADAVGVQDSRKIRRRQLDRRYRWLLHQEEDARARADGYGGGLGTADGGAGSATAATNGALADISPLRIDDGITFDSVGGLPEHIVTLREMVLLPLLYPDLFERLDLKAPRGVLFVGPPGTGKTLMARALANEGSGLARGGCTGRSTPSQQQQRITFFVRKGADMLSKWVGESERQLKLLFEEAKRLQPSIIFFDEVDGLAPARHAKAEHTQAALVSTLLALLDGLEDRGQVVVIGATNRPDTLDPALRRPGRFDRELVFPLPDAAARRHILMIQLAKKAMPGNAAQRATLVRDLVEMTEGYTGADLAALCTEASLHRLRSTLPQLYLSSQRLLVPRDVEQEHLHVRTEDFYAAAQLIQPSLRRPRNRGAGGVAVSFLDPYIEVLMRGTRDATLAALASSWSLVDKVLRASSRDCQDMAMAVRSLCTVPIPQPPRPCLLVLREAPEVLPSSWCATATAPVDRSAEQHQQQRALRLHYLAVSLLKGLPRLQQLTVHLPQLCWDDIELKGMWHASTTVTDDCLGDGSGNRFAGVGFTHMSHVVDSVRQCCPCVVYLSGVEEWLRDSSMGEDSEATDSFSDDENVAHGSSGAISNMGPSQLSASTPSTDAKVTIGAAEDMSLVRQQRLSHRRQRLLQTFRYYLNTLADMDVIFVLPCATAATCEQLIGPENPISAPLKPRTSLTASCPPQLDSLSPSSPTLQADPPSAVQLRRFSTRQQLLHPQFSVVVASVSMTPLPNDLRHFVEYVYRIVAMTVQLHHCAAVANAARELTKESGEKGVMTNVRPAGALVVDKAPPSSPLSAASLRARQRADRAKRCELWRKVEYRRLQLRHVLMKWVSQYISSGKFKLLASADLDFAPDDPQFKSWQQHTRHHRIGLQDILEKIEDEGYVCLSQYHDDIDQLVRNVRSFFRTRAAQDQRYRLKALDLKETCLLNMYKMSRAVIRFCEETRDVREPSSDEDADEMEEERRIVTEGPGRNLTALVSKDADPALIAEQSRRAMNFAQRPSAPERRKPRRYYGERRRHRRPKKISKAETRKEAGEVVLMGDGGNDDDGRDGDEEDGRVPNEGSASVEQAAAADINVNGSHTSLAGVAKGAAADLITASSSQDWACDLLASLSYTRLYQVFKSMMRGLEMEVRRVECEMVSTVLSRETEKPDGVTGVTRVMTENGERGPDAYAATVFRQLLLAAVGE; encoded by the coding sequence ATGGTGCTCACACGATCACAGCTCAAGCATGgtctcagcagcgacgtcaggaatgacgacgacagcagcgtaGTTGGCTCTGTCTCGTCCGGTGCTGAAACCtcagagagcgagggagctCATCTCAGGTCAAAAGTGAAGCCGCACTCGTCTCCTGCCGAGACGGCATCCACAAAGACCAGCGGCTTGGAGGGTGGGCAGCATGGCGCATCGCTGCTCAGGTCGCCCCAGGGGGAGCGTCTTGGCCGCGGATGTCGGGTGCTACATACCACTGTCTCCCTCGACGAGCAGTATCTCGCGGCCTCGTTGCGCCGCTCGAAAGTGCTGAAGCGCAGCTCGCTACACCGTGGCAACGACGAGGTCAAGGTAGTAAAAATGAAAGACGGCGACAGAGAGGACGATGACTTTGCCATCCGCTCTCGATACCCGCAACgggaggcggcgaagagggCGATAGAGAATCTCCGCAGCACGCTTACGAAGCCCAGCGAAGCTGCCAGACGTGGCGACAGTGGCGCGGCTGACGATGAGGACAGCAACAGTAACAGCATGGGCATCTTCAACTTTCGCCATCACCCCGAGTTAGGGGAGGAGATTAAAAAGAGCCGCAATATGCAtcggcggcgatgccgcaacaacaacagctatagcgatgatgacgaggaggatgagtccaccacctcgtcctcctccgagGGGCTAGACGCGGAGGATATCCCTGCCCGGCGAGCCACACGTGGGCGGCTTCGCCTCTCCACGAACTCACTCAGCCGCACCGCGGCACCGTCGATGAACACTCACgcagtgacgacgacgcgtcGTATCCGTACTACCGACGCCGATGCCGTGCCGATCAGCTCGTCCATCAGCGACGTCTCCATGCGGGAAGAAAGTGCCGAGCGTATGGCACAGCAGGACCAGCGCGCCGacccctcctcatcctccagCGGAAGCTGCCAAGGGGGTAACGCTGGTGAGTTCATgacggaggcgcagcggcgccacgctGTCCGTAAGGCCCGCGAGAGCGTTGCCGAGAACATCAATATCAACCACTACATGGCGGACGCCGTCGGGGTGCAGGACTCGAGGAAAatacgccgccgccaactcGACCGGCGTTACCGCTGGCTGCTGCATCAGGAAGAGGATGCACGCGCGCGGGCCGACGGCTACGGTGGCGGGCTAGGCACAGCGGACGGCGGGGCTGGCAGCGCTACAGCAGCCACGAACGGAGCGTTGGCCGACATCTCGCCCTTGCGGATTGATGACGGCATCACCTTCGACAGCGTTGGCGGCCTGCCTGAGCACATCGTGACACTTCGGGAGATGGTGTTGCTCCCACTACTCTACCCAGATTTGTTTGAGCGCCTTGACCTCAAGGCACCGCGTGGTGTGCTCTTCGTTGGCCCACCCGGCACAGGGAAGACACTGATGGCCCGCGCGCTTGCCAACGAGGGGTCGGGGCTTGCGCGTGGCGGCTGCACAGGTCGGTCGacaccgtcgcagcagcagcaacgtaTCACGTTCTTTGTTCGCAAAGGTGCGGATATGCTCTCCAAGTGGGTCGGCGAAAGTGAGCGTCAGTTGAAGCTGCTCTTCGAGGAGGCAAAGCGGCTGCAGCCGAGCATCATCTTCTTCGACGAGGTGGACGGTCTCGCACCGGCGCGGCACGCCAAGGCGGAGCACACTCAGGCCGCCCTCGTCTCTACTTTGCTGGCACTCCTGGATGGCCTGGAGGACCGCGGACAGGTGGTTGTGATTGGGGCGACAAACCGACCAGACACGCTGGACCCCGCTCTGCGCCGCCCTGGCAGGTTTGATCGAGAGCTTGTGTTTCCGCTCCccgatgcggcggcgcggcgacaTATCTTGATGATCCAgctggcgaagaaggcgatgcCGGGGAAtgcagcacagcgcgcgACCCTGGTGAGGGACCTGGTCGAGATGACTGAGGGCTACACGGGTGCCGACCTGGCTGCGCTATGCACCGAGGCcagcctccaccgcctccgctcaacactgccgcagctctaCCTTAGCAGTCAGCGCTTGCTAGTGCCGCGTGATGTGGAGCAGGAACACCTGCATGTGCGCACCGAAGACTTCTATGCTGCAGCTCAACTAATACAGCCGTCGTTGCGCCGCCCTCGCAATcgcggtgctggcggagTGGCGGTTTCCTTCCTGGATCCGTACATCGAGGTGCTGATGCGTGGCACGCGCGACGCGACGCTCGCGGCATTGGCGTCGTCGTGGTCTCTGGTCGACAAGGTGTTGCGGGCCAGCTCGCGCGATTGCCAAGACATGGCGATGGCTGTTCGCTCGCTCTGCACAGTTCCAATtccacagccgccgcgccCATGCTTGCTCGTTCTTCGTGAGGCACCTGAGGTTTTGCCATCATCTTGgtgcgccaccgctaccgcaCCTGTCGATCGGTCGGcagagcagcatcagcagcagcgcgcactACGGCTGCATTACCTGGCGGTTAGTCTGCTCAAGGGATTACCAcgccttcagcagctcaCCGTTCACCTGCCCCAGCTTTGCTGGGATGACATTGAGCTGAAGGGGATGTGGCACGCCTCGACGACAGTGACAGACGACTGCCTGGGCGACGGATCAGGCAATCGTTTTGCTGGTGTCGGGTTCACTCACATGAGCCACGTAGTGGACTCGGTGCGCCAGTGCTGCCCGTGTGTCGTGTACCTGAGCGGGGTGGAGGAGTGGTTGAGAGACAGTAGCATGGGGGAAGACTCGGAAGCCACTGACTCGTTTTCAGACGACGAAAATGTGGCGCACGGAAGCTCCGGAGCGATATCGAACATGGGTCCCTCACAGCTCTCCGCATCCACTCCTTCCACAGATGCCAAGGTGACTATCGGTGCTGCAGAGGACATGTCACTcgtgcgccagcagcggctctctcacaggcggcagcggctacTGCAGACGTTCCGCTACTACCTGAACACGTTGGCTGACATGGACGTCATCTTTGTGCTCCCCTGCGCGACGGCTGCGACATGCGAGCAGCTCATTGGTCCAGAGAACCCTATCTCCGCCCCTTTGAAACCGCGGACTTCGCTGACGGCATCATGCCCACCACAACTGGACTCCTTGTCTCCGTCTTCACCGACTCTCCAAGCAGACCCACCGAGCGCGGTGCAGCTCAGGCGCTTCTCGACGCGGCAGCAACTTCTGCATCCGCAGTTCTCGGTGGTGGTCGCATCCGTGTCTATGACACCACTGCCGAATGACCTGCGCCACTTTGTGGAGTACGTCTACCGCATCGTCGCCATGACAGTtcagctgcaccactgcgctgctgtggcgaatgcagcgagagagctCACAAAGGAGagtggggagaagggagtgATGACGAACGTGAGGCCTGCTGGTGCGCTCGTGGTAGATAaggcgccgccatcgtcaCCGCTCTCCGCCGCGAGTCTGCGTGCTCGCCAACGGGCCGACCGCGCCAAACGGTGCGAGCTCTGGCGCAAGGTCGAGTACCGCCGCCtacagctgcgccacgtgcTGATGAAGTGGGTGAGTCAGTACATCAGCTCGGGCAAATTCAAGCTATTGGCCAGCGCCGACCTCGACTTCGCCCCTGATGACCCGCAATTCAagtcgtggcagcagcacacgcgccaTCACCGCATTGGTCTGCAAGACATCCTTGAGAAGATTGAGGACGAGGGGTACGTGTGTCTCTCACAGTACCACGACGACATTGACCAGTTAGTGCGAAACGTGCGCTCCTTCTTCCGTACGCGGGCTGCCCAGGATCAGCGCTACCGCCTCAAGGCTCTGGATTTGAAGGAGACTTGCCTGCTTAACATGTACAAGATGAGCCGCGCTGTCATTCGCTTCTGCGAGGAGACGCGCGACGTTCGCGAGCCCTCGTCGGATGAGGATGCTGACGaaatggaagaggagaggcgcatCGTGACCGAGGGGCCGGGACGGAACCTCACGGCGCTTGTCTCCAAGGATGCAGACCCGGCCCTCATTGCGGAGCAGTCTCGCCGGGCCATGAACTTTGCTCAGCGTCCCTCAGCCCCGGAGCGGCGAAAACCGCGGCGGTACTACGGAGAGCGGCGTCGTCACCGAAGGCCCAAGAAAATCTCGAAGGCAGAAACACGTAAGGAGGCAGGCGAAGTGGTGCTGATGGGTGATGGTGGTAATGACGACGATGGCCGTGACGGTGACGAAGAGGATGGGCGAGTCCCCAACGAAGGCTCCGCAAGCGTGgaacaagcagcagcggcggatATCAATGTGAATGGTAGCCACACGTCTCTCGCTGGTGTGGCCaagggcgcagcagctgactTGATCACTGCTTCTTCGTCGCAGGACTGGGCCTGCGACCTTCTTGCCTCACTGTCGTACACGCGTCTCTACCAAGTCTTCAAGTCGATGATGCGTGGGCTGGAGATGGAGGTGCGCCGTGTAGAGTGTGAGATGGTGTCGACCGTGCTGTCTCGTGAAACTGAAAAGCCGGATGGCGTTACAGGTGTCACACGAGTGATGACGGAGAATGGTGAGCGAGGGCCAGACGCATACGCCGCGACGGTGTTCCGGCAGCTTCTACTTGCAGCAGTCGGTGAGTGA